In Pseudoalteromonas xiamenensis, the following are encoded in one genomic region:
- a CDS encoding DUF6170 family protein: MPFTLKRVTKLENYKVTERQTILSIALSVMDVKQKVIMRVCKLLLLTPVFVSLSYFQGWSLLPILLVAGLLYPILTVPIEIWFARNHFDKAIEIFEKG; encoded by the coding sequence GTGCCATTTACGTTGAAACGAGTTACAAAACTCGAAAATTACAAAGTTACAGAGCGACAAACGATTTTATCCATCGCATTGTCAGTAATGGATGTAAAACAAAAAGTGATCATGAGAGTGTGCAAATTGCTATTGCTTACACCAGTATTTGTCTCCCTCTCCTATTTTCAAGGTTGGTCACTTTTACCTATCTTACTTGTTGCTGGGCTACTTTACCCGATTCTGACTGTGCCCATTGAAATTTGGTTTGCTCGAAATCACTTTGATAAAGCCATTGAGATTTTTGAAAAGGGCTAA
- a CDS encoding ATP-binding SpoIIE family protein phosphatase — MRILVVDDQPLNCTLLRAMLEQQRYDVVVATNGREAVEIVENDQIDIVLLDVMMPIMDGFEAAPLIKKLAGEVYLPIIFITALEDHASFEKCLAVGGDDFIHKPFDRIILSAKIKAHARTRKLSQETNEQKKVLEYHYNQVEREHEIVEHIFKNALNEQGAYPEHVDFHLSPASMFNGDMFLLAKSPMGGLYCMLGDFTGHGLAAAVGALPASRVFYTMVNKGMSISDIAYEMNALLYNLLPGHMFCAATIIELSESGKSLSLWLGGLPDAYLIEHDGTLVRTIESQHMAMGILSESEFERNLLHLEVSPSMRILIATDGVIETENNVGEFYGDERLKALIKSKNSISTADIVDSVRAFSCSELQQDDLSISILNCLPFPTREDSEVNYSQLPFNLSLSLNAAQMRSTDPVLELVDMLSQVDGLEAHRSNFFLLLSEAYNNALDHGVLGLDSSIKDKEDGFWEFYSLRADALKDLSEAKIVISVRYDPEKLSVVFTLCDSGTGFEQSCGDIQNMGREHGRGVGLLREIADQVNYNQSGNEIEMIYSLK, encoded by the coding sequence ATGCGTATTTTAGTGGTTGATGATCAACCGTTAAATTGCACGTTACTTCGCGCAATGTTGGAACAACAACGGTATGACGTTGTTGTTGCGACGAATGGTCGTGAAGCGGTTGAAATTGTCGAAAATGATCAAATTGACATCGTGTTACTAGATGTCATGATGCCAATAATGGACGGTTTTGAAGCTGCACCTCTAATCAAAAAACTGGCAGGCGAAGTTTATCTACCAATCATTTTTATTACAGCACTTGAGGACCACGCTAGTTTTGAGAAATGCCTTGCCGTGGGCGGTGATGATTTTATACATAAGCCATTCGACAGAATTATTCTTAGCGCAAAGATAAAAGCACATGCCCGTACTCGGAAATTAAGCCAAGAAACGAACGAGCAAAAGAAAGTGCTTGAATATCACTATAATCAAGTAGAACGAGAGCATGAAATCGTAGAGCACATTTTTAAGAATGCGCTAAACGAACAGGGTGCTTATCCAGAACACGTTGACTTTCATTTATCTCCAGCCTCAATGTTTAATGGCGACATGTTCTTACTGGCAAAAAGTCCAATGGGTGGGCTTTATTGCATGCTGGGTGACTTCACCGGTCATGGCCTGGCCGCTGCTGTTGGGGCCTTACCTGCATCTCGCGTCTTTTACACCATGGTCAATAAAGGTATGTCGATAAGTGATATCGCATATGAGATGAACGCATTGCTTTATAATCTGTTGCCTGGTCATATGTTTTGCGCCGCAACGATCATTGAATTGAGTGAATCGGGTAAAAGTTTGTCACTGTGGTTAGGTGGATTACCAGATGCTTATTTGATAGAGCACGATGGAACGCTGGTCCGAACTATTGAATCCCAGCATATGGCCATGGGAATTTTAAGTGAAAGTGAATTCGAACGAAACTTGCTTCATTTGGAAGTTTCTCCGTCAATGCGTATTCTCATCGCGACGGACGGTGTAATCGAAACCGAAAACAATGTAGGGGAGTTTTACGGTGATGAACGTTTAAAAGCGCTCATTAAGTCAAAAAACTCTATATCTACAGCGGATATTGTTGATTCGGTAAGAGCGTTTTCCTGTTCGGAATTGCAACAAGATGACTTAAGCATTTCGATATTAAACTGTTTACCTTTCCCAACAAGAGAAGACAGCGAGGTTAACTATTCACAACTGCCATTTAATTTAAGTCTGTCATTAAATGCGGCACAAATGCGAAGCACTGACCCCGTACTTGAGTTAGTTGATATGTTATCTCAAGTCGACGGGCTTGAAGCCCATAGGTCAAATTTCTTTTTGCTACTTTCAGAAGCATACAATAATGCACTTGACCATGGTGTTTTGGGGTTGGATTCATCAATTAAGGACAAAGAAGATGGATTCTGGGAATTCTATAGCCTTAGAGCTGACGCGTTGAAGGATCTTAGCGAAGCAAAAATTGTTATTTCTGTTCGTTACGATCCTGAAAAACTATCCGTTGTTTTTACGCTTTGCGATTCGGGTACTGGCTTTGAGCAAAGTTGCGGCGATATACAGAATATGGGTCGAGAGCACGGTCGAGGAGTAGGCTTGTTAAGGGAAATTGCAGACCAAGTTAACTACAACCAGTCTGGAAACGAAATAGAGATGATATATTCACTGAAATAG
- a CDS encoding chorismate mutase yields the protein MTEDTLHALRRDINEIDSDLLVLLSKRRRLSYSVLEYKIANNKPIRDEAREQALLEKLIQYGKSLGLDGFYINNVFQVVLEDSVLNQQALLQRSLNPESVSDTYRVAYLGGQGSYSQLACHKYFSRRPGKLVEIGCNSFEQITSQVETGQADFGLLPIENTSSGSINEVFDLLQHAQVSIVGEVTHVVEHCLLGSPGTAIKDITKIYAHPQPFAQCSRYLQGLGNVQHETCDSTSSALVNALETEHSAAIGSAQAGKKVGLEVLKSSIANQAENHSRFIVVSRKSLQVSTQIPTKTTLIMATKHQVGSLADALMVFKQHNINMVKLESRPVPGNPWEEVFYVDLQANIAEANVQKALEELKEHTQYVRILGCYQSESLKQVEVL from the coding sequence ATGACAGAAGATACATTGCATGCGCTGCGAAGAGACATAAACGAAATCGATTCTGATTTGTTGGTGTTACTTTCGAAACGTCGCCGTTTAAGTTACAGCGTTTTAGAATATAAAATTGCTAACAATAAACCGATCCGAGATGAAGCAAGAGAGCAAGCCTTGCTTGAAAAACTGATTCAATATGGAAAGTCACTTGGTCTCGATGGTTTTTACATCAATAACGTATTCCAAGTTGTGCTTGAAGATTCGGTTCTCAATCAACAAGCTTTGCTGCAACGCAGCTTAAACCCTGAATCAGTAAGCGACACCTACCGTGTTGCGTATTTAGGAGGCCAAGGTTCCTATAGCCAACTCGCGTGTCATAAATACTTTAGCCGTCGTCCAGGGAAACTTGTAGAAATTGGGTGCAACAGTTTTGAACAGATCACCAGCCAAGTCGAAACAGGACAAGCTGATTTTGGTCTCTTGCCGATTGAAAACACGAGCTCTGGCAGTATCAACGAAGTGTTTGACCTTCTTCAGCATGCACAAGTCAGTATTGTTGGAGAGGTCACACATGTTGTAGAGCATTGTTTACTTGGGTCTCCTGGTACTGCAATTAAAGACATTACAAAGATCTATGCACACCCGCAGCCATTTGCTCAGTGCAGTCGTTATTTACAAGGCTTGGGTAATGTTCAACATGAAACCTGCGATTCAACTTCCAGTGCCCTTGTAAATGCCCTTGAAACGGAGCACAGTGCAGCAATTGGCTCTGCGCAAGCCGGTAAAAAAGTCGGACTGGAAGTATTGAAATCAAGCATCGCAAACCAAGCTGAAAATCACAGCCGTTTCATTGTTGTATCTCGAAAGTCACTGCAAGTGTCGACTCAGATCCCAACGAAAACAACACTGATAATGGCGACAAAACACCAAGTCGGCTCTCTCGCGGATGCCTTAATGGTATTCAAGCAACACAACATAAACATGGTAAAACTGGAATCACGCCCTGTCCCGGGCAATCCTTGGGAAGAAGTTTTCTATGTTGATTTACAAGCGAATATCGCTGAAGCAAACGTGCAAAAAGCACTAGAAGAGTTAAAAGAACATACTCAATATGTTCGTATCCTCGGCTGTTACCAAAGTGAATCACTGAAGCAAGTCGAAGTTCTTTAA
- a CDS encoding bifunctional diguanylate cyclase/phosphodiesterase, producing the protein MGNRRPPSRFAANSLSMKLTLLISAICLFAGLCAAAFMLKSEEKLIVFEEFKLLKRSSAQIVDQFQYYLQSKTNVAEQANAVVTKQLFSDSSNLANHSVYILSNTPEGKISTSQNGLSAAFVPRDVPIEDDHLLTQSESLWNVLAPTLLQDFANFYLYTEDGFSRVAPPNILLQGGQQHRFLQHQDLNIIKDIANPTREAVWSDVHFDEIWKKWVVSILVPIYLQNEFVGMTGADIALDQLLKHLPLSGNDYGLVIFDNNGKVLASPELHKSLTDTSLMTQRKLPAELQALVMETVEKPLMEREANFSAADEEYIINIRMLKQLNWFVGIYKKRSAVLASLDVIKYKFFGLFILYALFVAMLLHQTLYQLVLGRINALVDAISGFGKGQFQVLNNLPTNDDEIGMLNESIKDMATEIGKLIDGLNVRIVEKEDAEKEANRFLKAVAASGTGVVLTDAHFDINYVNPKMMEMTGFEAEHFLGSPLLTIISREMAILVDDIDIDLRSRNSWRGDTVLQGKDNKPIWVSLSVSPIREDGGKITSYVASAQDISFVKESQRKMEELAYFDTLTGLANRTFFRMQLRKSMALAQRGHYAFALFYFDLDEFKRINDTLGHDAGDRLLIEVADRLKRRLRAEDTIARLGGDEFAVLLSGIEQRDHAMDVAHTIQQTLSKPIMLGNNEVIVSASIGITMAPFDSQEEEQLLKHADLAMYEAKAKGKNTFHFYSKELDAAANERLYIENELRIGIKEKQFHLHYQPQVDCRTNRIVGYEALIRWTHPDEGNIPPVKFIPIAEATGLIVEIGAWVLEEACQFANRMLKLGRAANISINLSARQFKDAQLIETLADILKRTQLPAEYLHLELTESMLMGDVKAAINQLHQIKELGVALSIDDFGTGYSSLSYLKRFPVDILKVDRSFVKDIPEDLNDMEITAAIIAMAQKLNLKVVAEGVETKAQMEFLQRNNCYIVQGYYYSAPVAEQDLSLVEDKLAGD; encoded by the coding sequence GTGGGGAATAGACGCCCGCCTTCACGATTTGCGGCCAATTCACTCAGCATGAAGTTGACATTACTTATTTCGGCGATTTGTTTATTCGCGGGATTGTGTGCAGCTGCGTTTATGCTCAAGTCGGAAGAAAAACTCATCGTTTTTGAAGAGTTTAAGTTGTTGAAGCGCAGTAGTGCGCAAATTGTTGATCAGTTTCAATACTATTTGCAAAGTAAGACAAATGTAGCTGAACAAGCGAATGCAGTTGTAACAAAGCAGCTCTTTAGCGACAGCTCAAATCTCGCAAATCACAGTGTATATATTCTCTCAAATACGCCTGAAGGGAAGATAAGCACGTCTCAAAATGGATTGTCTGCGGCATTCGTTCCCCGTGATGTTCCTATTGAAGATGACCATTTGCTGACACAATCGGAGTCATTATGGAATGTGTTAGCCCCCACGTTACTACAAGATTTTGCCAATTTTTATCTTTATACCGAAGACGGCTTTTCTCGTGTTGCACCTCCGAATATTTTATTGCAAGGCGGACAACAACACCGATTTTTACAACATCAAGATTTGAATATTATTAAAGATATAGCCAATCCAACTCGAGAAGCCGTATGGAGTGATGTGCATTTTGACGAGATTTGGAAAAAATGGGTAGTCAGTATTTTGGTTCCAATTTATCTGCAAAATGAGTTTGTAGGAATGACAGGTGCTGATATCGCTCTCGACCAGCTATTAAAGCATCTCCCTCTATCAGGCAATGATTACGGGCTGGTTATTTTTGACAATAATGGGAAAGTACTCGCCTCTCCAGAATTGCACAAATCACTTACTGATACATCGTTGATGACGCAACGTAAACTACCTGCAGAGTTACAAGCACTCGTAATGGAAACCGTTGAAAAGCCTTTGATGGAACGAGAAGCCAATTTTTCAGCCGCAGACGAAGAATACATTATCAATATTCGAATGTTGAAGCAGCTCAATTGGTTTGTTGGCATCTATAAAAAGCGTTCTGCGGTGCTCGCCTCGCTAGACGTCATCAAATACAAATTCTTCGGTTTGTTTATCCTCTATGCGTTATTTGTCGCGATGCTGCTACATCAAACGCTCTATCAGCTCGTGCTGGGCCGCATCAATGCACTTGTTGATGCGATTTCTGGTTTTGGCAAAGGGCAATTCCAAGTGTTGAACAATTTGCCAACCAATGACGATGAAATCGGTATGCTCAACGAGTCCATCAAAGATATGGCGACCGAGATCGGCAAGTTAATTGACGGGTTGAATGTCCGAATTGTCGAGAAAGAAGATGCCGAAAAAGAAGCAAATCGGTTTCTTAAAGCGGTTGCGGCATCGGGTACTGGCGTTGTGCTAACCGATGCACATTTTGACATTAACTACGTTAATCCAAAGATGATGGAAATGACAGGCTTTGAAGCGGAGCACTTTTTGGGTTCGCCGCTTTTGACAATTATTTCTAGAGAAATGGCTATTCTTGTTGACGATATTGATATCGACCTTCGGAGTCGCAACTCATGGAGAGGTGACACGGTTTTACAGGGTAAGGACAATAAACCTATTTGGGTGTCGTTAAGCGTCTCACCAATTCGAGAGGATGGTGGGAAAATTACTAGTTATGTCGCATCTGCTCAAGATATTTCCTTTGTAAAAGAAAGCCAACGTAAAATGGAAGAGCTTGCTTACTTTGATACGTTAACGGGCCTCGCGAATCGAACTTTCTTCAGAATGCAGTTGCGGAAGTCGATGGCACTAGCGCAGCGTGGTCATTATGCTTTTGCTTTGTTTTACTTTGATTTGGACGAGTTTAAGCGGATCAACGATACGCTGGGTCACGACGCAGGTGACAGGTTGCTTATCGAAGTTGCGGATCGTCTAAAACGTAGGTTGAGAGCGGAAGACACGATTGCACGACTCGGAGGCGATGAGTTTGCCGTGCTGTTAAGCGGAATTGAGCAGCGCGACCATGCCATGGATGTTGCACACACTATCCAGCAAACTTTGAGTAAGCCAATTATGCTTGGGAATAATGAAGTGATTGTTAGTGCCAGTATCGGCATTACGATGGCTCCGTTTGACAGTCAGGAAGAAGAGCAACTGTTAAAGCATGCTGACTTGGCGATGTACGAAGCGAAAGCTAAAGGTAAGAATACCTTCCATTTTTACAGTAAAGAGCTAGATGCTGCGGCAAATGAACGTCTTTACATTGAGAATGAGCTGCGAATCGGCATCAAGGAAAAGCAGTTCCATTTGCATTATCAACCGCAAGTTGATTGCCGTACAAATCGTATTGTGGGCTACGAAGCGTTGATACGATGGACGCATCCGGATGAAGGCAACATCCCGCCGGTAAAATTTATACCTATTGCAGAAGCGACGGGTTTAATTGTTGAAATAGGCGCTTGGGTACTTGAAGAGGCCTGTCAATTCGCTAACCGTATGCTGAAATTGGGTCGTGCAGCGAACATTTCGATTAACCTTTCCGCTCGTCAATTCAAAGATGCTCAGCTGATAGAAACACTTGCCGATATTTTGAAACGAACTCAATTACCTGCAGAATATCTGCATCTTGAACTTACAGAAAGTATGTTGATGGGCGATGTTAAAGCCGCAATCAATCAACTTCATCAAATCAAAGAATTGGGTGTCGCTTTGTCAATTGATGACTTTGGTACTGGTTATTCTTCATTGAGCTATTTGAAACGATTCCCCGTTGATATTCTTAAGGTCGACCGCTCTTTTGTAAAAGACATTCCTGAAGACCTTAATGATATGGAAATTACAGCGGCGATTATTGCGATGGCGCAAAAACTTAACTTAAAGGTTGTCGCAGAAGGGGTGGAAACAAAGGCGCAGATGGAATTTTTACAGCGTAACAATTGTTACATTGTGCAAGGTTATTATTACAGTGCGCCTGTAGCGGAACAAGATCTCTCTCTGGTTGAAGATAAATTGGCGGGAGATTAG
- a CDS encoding YebG family protein: MAVVIKYVVERDGVERMTFTSKKEADAYDKMLDIAESLETLLQKVDVPLSEQQVESLALEIAKRKEEFSSVLKGSVPVEKKPAKSSAKVTELNKQAG; the protein is encoded by the coding sequence ATGGCTGTTGTAATCAAATATGTGGTTGAAAGAGACGGAGTAGAACGTATGACATTCACCAGCAAAAAAGAGGCTGATGCCTACGATAAAATGTTGGATATTGCTGAGTCATTAGAAACCCTGCTCCAGAAAGTAGACGTTCCTTTAAGCGAACAACAAGTGGAGTCACTTGCCCTCGAAATTGCAAAACGCAAAGAAGAATTTTCTTCAGTGCTTAAAGGCAGTGTACCGGTAGAGAAAAAACCAGCGAAATCCTCTGCAAAAGTAACTGAATTGAATAAGCAGGCAGGTTAA
- a CDS encoding GAF domain-containing protein, which translates to MISTYISNAKINIDVKSVELALDALNQFLAEPSNNQAPVWTYRIPELGEGGACSLFGALQDEPFSLESELPKDKDNNDALADLQKIVFFIEQKTNVDWFGIYQARSTSEGPQLLKLAYLGAPSRPLFPLTPEFAQISNNVQVGLSGKARIINDVATYVASGGEYYTCDPKVSAEVCLPLFNEEQQCIGIIDAEAFQTEFFTDAMMAFFVAVCIKIPHYLPR; encoded by the coding sequence ATGATTTCAACCTACATAAGTAACGCTAAAATAAATATCGATGTTAAATCTGTTGAACTCGCGCTCGACGCATTAAATCAGTTTCTTGCAGAGCCAAGTAATAATCAAGCACCAGTATGGACTTATCGTATACCTGAATTAGGTGAGGGTGGGGCATGTAGCTTATTTGGTGCATTACAGGATGAACCATTTTCACTTGAGTCAGAGCTTCCAAAGGATAAAGATAACAACGATGCGCTTGCGGACCTTCAAAAGATTGTCTTTTTCATTGAACAAAAAACAAACGTAGATTGGTTTGGAATCTATCAAGCGCGAAGTACATCCGAAGGCCCCCAATTACTTAAATTGGCTTATTTAGGCGCCCCAAGTCGGCCATTATTTCCGCTTACACCTGAATTTGCTCAAATAAGTAATAACGTTCAGGTTGGTTTGAGTGGGAAAGCTCGTATAATCAACGATGTAGCAACCTATGTAGCTTCGGGTGGTGAATATTACACCTGTGACCCTAAAGTCAGTGCTGAAGTATGTTTACCATTATTTAATGAAGAACAACAGTGTATCGGAATTATCGACGCAGAAGCATTTCAAACAGAATTTTTTACTGACGCAATGATGGCATTCTTCGTCGCGGTATGCATTAAAATTCCTCATTATTTACCGCGTTAA
- a CDS encoding ComEA family DNA-binding protein codes for MNLIKVISLIFILSALQPLFPVEANEQEMVSDSSQMQPLKINLNTADLTMLTQLPGIGEKKAQAILDKRLELGEFNNLDDLLLVKGIGPKLVDKLRGVVEL; via the coding sequence ATGAACCTAATTAAAGTTATTTCCCTAATTTTTATACTAAGTGCTTTACAACCTTTGTTTCCTGTAGAAGCGAATGAACAGGAGATGGTTTCGGACTCATCGCAAATGCAGCCGCTCAAAATAAATCTTAATACAGCAGATCTCACCATGTTGACACAGTTGCCGGGTATCGGTGAGAAAAAAGCACAGGCGATTTTGGACAAGCGTCTTGAGCTTGGTGAATTTAATAATTTAGATGATTTACTTTTAGTGAAAGGAATAGGGCCGAAACTGGTCGATAAACTAAGAGGAGTTGTTGAACTGTAA
- a CDS encoding amino acid aminotransferase — translation MFSALKPLPTDPILGLMAAFKQDTNPNKIDLGVGVYKDEQGNTPVLRAVKKAEAFRLENETTKSYIGLAGNLDFCQKMESLLLGEHKALLANRVRTAQTPGGTGSLRVAAEFIKRCNTNATVWVTTPTWANHISLFEAAGLGVKEYPYYDYENKDLLFNEMIDTLKSVSKGDVVLIHACCHNPSGMDLNAEQWEVFAELAKDVGFTVLVDIAYQGFGTSLDADAAGLRLLADTVDELIICSSCSKNFGLYRERVGACSIISENAATADVSNSVLLSVVRSIYSMPPAHGADIVATILGSNELTQEWHQELDEMRGRINEFRGLIKTRLAEAGVEQDFSFIERQHGMFSFLGLNKEQIERLKTEYAIYMVGSSRVNVAGISHGNMDYFVNAMVNVLK, via the coding sequence ATGTTCTCAGCACTCAAACCGTTACCGACAGATCCAATCCTCGGCCTTATGGCTGCTTTCAAGCAAGATACTAACCCAAATAAGATTGATTTGGGTGTGGGCGTTTATAAAGATGAACAAGGTAATACGCCAGTATTGAGAGCCGTGAAAAAGGCAGAAGCATTTCGTTTAGAAAATGAAACAACCAAGTCTTACATCGGTCTTGCTGGTAATTTAGATTTTTGTCAAAAAATGGAATCGTTACTGCTAGGTGAACATAAAGCACTACTTGCCAATCGCGTTCGTACAGCTCAAACGCCAGGTGGTACGGGGTCTTTGCGTGTTGCTGCTGAGTTTATTAAACGTTGTAATACCAATGCGACCGTATGGGTGACTACGCCGACTTGGGCAAACCACATCAGTTTGTTCGAAGCTGCAGGTCTTGGTGTTAAAGAATATCCTTATTATGACTATGAAAACAAAGATCTTTTGTTTAATGAAATGATTGATACTTTGAAGTCAGTTTCAAAGGGTGATGTAGTATTGATTCATGCTTGCTGCCACAACCCAAGCGGAATGGATTTGAATGCTGAACAGTGGGAAGTATTTGCGGAGTTAGCTAAAGACGTCGGCTTTACGGTACTTGTTGATATTGCCTATCAAGGTTTTGGTACTAGTTTAGATGCTGATGCCGCAGGCTTGAGATTATTGGCAGACACTGTTGATGAATTAATCATCTGCTCATCTTGTTCAAAGAATTTTGGTTTGTACCGTGAACGCGTTGGTGCATGTTCAATTATCAGTGAAAATGCTGCAACGGCAGATGTTTCTAATTCAGTATTGCTAAGCGTTGTTCGTAGTATTTACTCAATGCCACCTGCGCACGGTGCGGATATTGTTGCGACAATTTTGGGTAGTAACGAACTGACTCAAGAGTGGCATCAGGAGCTAGATGAGATGCGTGGTCGTATCAACGAATTCCGTGGTTTGATTAAAACACGTTTAGCGGAAGCCGGTGTTGAACAAGATTTCTCGTTCATCGAGCGTCAACATGGTATGTTCTCATTCTTAGGTTTGAATAAAGAACAAATTGAAAGATTAAAAACGGAATACGCAATCTATATGGTTGGTTCAAGCCGTGTAAACGTTGCAGGTATTAGCCATGGCAACATGGATTATTTCGTCAATGCAATGGTTAACGTTCTAAAATAG
- a CDS encoding stress response translation initiation inhibitor YciH: protein MSDSRLVYSTDMGRIKQPEEVDTPEIKLFKDGFIRIERQTKGRKGKGIMLVVGIDPAKHDLKQIAKTLKSKMGQGGAIKEGLIEIQGDDRDKLKGLLEGLGFKVKLAGG from the coding sequence ATGTCTGACTCTCGCCTCGTTTATTCAACTGATATGGGACGCATCAAACAACCTGAAGAAGTTGACACACCTGAGATCAAGCTATTTAAAGATGGGTTCATCCGCATTGAACGTCAAACAAAAGGACGTAAAGGTAAAGGAATAATGCTTGTCGTCGGGATAGATCCTGCCAAACATGACTTGAAGCAAATTGCCAAGACACTTAAAAGCAAAATGGGCCAAGGCGGCGCCATAAAAGAAGGCCTGATTGAAATTCAGGGCGATGACCGAGACAAACTGAAAGGTTTACTCGAAGGGCTTGGTTTCAAAGTGAAACTGGCAGGAGGCTAA